In a single window of the Elaeis guineensis isolate ETL-2024a chromosome 8, EG11, whole genome shotgun sequence genome:
- the LOC105034192 gene encoding LOW QUALITY PROTEIN: uncharacterized protein (The sequence of the model RefSeq protein was modified relative to this genomic sequence to represent the inferred CDS: inserted 1 base in 1 codon): protein MAVSLLPSTSLSPPXPAVRPFSLTTPSLLSHSSCWSSCSSSSFGHFRSGRRLRTASRGRISAATLVDGSRSKGLKEIYDCCSTWRWKDFDINFLVKGKGPPLLLVHGFGASVAHWRRNIGVLSELYTVYAIDLLGFGASEKPAGFSYKMEIWAQLLLDFLHEVIKKPTVLIGNSVGSLACVIAASESTGDLVRGLVLLNCAGGMNNKAIVDDWRIKLLLPLLWLFDFLLRQRVIASALFGRVKQRENLKNILLSVYGNKESVDEDLIEIIRRPADDVGALDAFISVVTGPPGPSPISLMPKISLPVLVLWGDRDPFTPIDGPVGKYFSSLPPRFSNVKLYMLEGVGHCPHDDRPDLVHEKLLPWLACLPDIREVSVS, encoded by the exons ATGGCGGTTTCTCTCCTGCCTTCCACCTCCCTCTCTCCAC TCCCCGCAGTTCGTCCCTTCTCCTTGACCACCCCTTCTCTTTTGTCTCATTCCTCTTGTtggtcttcttgttcttcttcctcctttggcCATTTTAGAAGCGGACGTCGTCTCAGGACTGCCTCTAGGGGTAGGATTTCTGCTGCCACTCTTGTGGACGGCAGCAGGAGCAAAGGGCTGAAGGAGATTTATGACTGCTGTAGCACCTGGAGGTGGAAGGACTTCGACATCAATTTTCTCGTCAAGGGGAAAGGCCCTCCCCTTCTTCTCGTTCATGGCTTTGGTGCCTCTGTCGCCCACTGGCGAAG GAATATTGGAGTCTTATCAGAGTTATACACTGTATATGCCATCGACCTCCTTGGATTTGGTGCATCAGAGAAGCCGGcaggattttcttacaaaatggaAATATGGGCTCAG CTGCTATTAGATTTCTTACATGAAGTCATCAAGAAGCCCACTGTGTTGATTGGGAACTCGGTTGGAAGCCTTGCATGTGTTATCGCTGCTTCAG AGTCTACTGGAGACCTAGTCCGGGGTCTTGTGCTACTAAATTGTGCGGGTGGCATGAACAATAAGGCAATAGTTGacgattggaggatcaaattgcTGCTGCCTTTGCTTTGGCTATTTGACTTCTTATTAAGGCAGAGAGTGATAGCATCAGCACTTTTTGGGCGTGTCAAACAGAG GGAGAACCTGAAGAACATCTTACTCTCTGTTTATGGAAACAAAGAATCTGTTGATGAGGATCTAATTGAG ATTATTAGGAGACCAGCTGATGACGTAGGAGCTCTTGATGCTTTTATTTCTGTTGTTACAGGCCCTCCAGGGCCAAGTCCTATATCCTTGATGCCAAAAATTTCTCTTCCTGTTTTGGTATTGTGGGGTGATCGAGACCCATTTACTCCTATAGATGGACCTGTGGGGAAGTACTTCTCTTCACTCCCTCCTCGATTTTCAAATGTGAAACTCTACATGCTAGAGGGAGTTGGCCACTGTCCCCATGATGATAGACCAGATCTAGTCCACGAAAAGCTGCTTCCTTGGTTGGCTTGTCTTCCAGATATAAGGGAGGTTTCAGTTTCCTAG